The DNA window CATTGCCCGGAAGCGAATGAAAGAGGTGAAACATGCAAACTCATGAACAAGTCATCGAAAAGCTGCTGCGCCGCCCCGGCGTGCGCAAGGAAGTGGCCCGGATCGAACATGAGGAAGGCGCTTTGCTCGATCTGCTACTCAAGGCGCGGCACGATGCGGGTCTTACGCAAGCACAGGTCGCCGAGCGTATGGGTACGCAGCCCCCCGCCGTGGCCCGTCTTGAACGCGCGCTGGCCACTGGCAAGCGCTCCCCATCCATTGCCATGCTGCGCAAATACGCCCAGGCTTGCGGCCGGCGTCTGGTGCTGGAACTCGCGTAGTACGGCGCTGCTAACCTTAGAAGATCATCCTGTTCGGC is part of the Acidobacteriota bacterium genome and encodes:
- a CDS encoding helix-turn-helix transcriptional regulator, whose product is MQTHEQVIEKLLRRPGVRKEVARIEHEEGALLDLLLKARHDAGLTQAQVAERMGTQPPAVARLERALATGKRSPSIAMLRKYAQACGRRLVLELA